Genomic DNA from Pongo pygmaeus isolate AG05252 chromosome 16, NHGRI_mPonPyg2-v2.0_pri, whole genome shotgun sequence:
TACTTACATCCCAATTCTCACATCTCAATATTCATGTAAATAGTGCCAACTGCCTTTGAAATCACTgccaaatattaattttaaaaaccatctaaTGATACTTACTTCCTAACTTTTAACCATTATTCTCATCACAATCACTCATTACAAAACTCATCCACTTTGTCCCAAGTAGAAGCAAATTATCTGATAACCCTCTATCACCTCAATAAACTACCTGTCCCTATACTTGCAAAGTTAGCAAAGTCAAGTATAGAAAACCTAAGATAGAAGGACTAAGAAGGCATAGAGACCTTGGGTAGTCCCTCAGTTCTGTACACTCCTTAGTAGCACAGCAAAAAATTAGCAATGACAGACAGTAATTGTCCTAATCTAGGTCAATACAACAGCCAAAACTTTGTAAACACTCTCTTTGGCTCTTCCTGGAGATCAACACTGTTCTAATTAAAATGCTGTAGCATGAAAGGGCTTAATAGCAACAGaagtgttcaaaaatatttatctaataTCATTTATCCAAGAATCTTAAAAATCACTTAATACTAATCAATTCAATAACTGAGAGAGGTAGGTATTAAGGAAACTGCAAAGGCCAAGGACAGAAATTAGGAGTATATGCTACTCAATAATCTTTGTCAGCTAAAAACTCTGCTGACTTATATAGCTCTGAGTATGTAAGATAAAGTATTATCTACATGCCTTCAAAAAACCTAAATTTAGGTATAAGTGTTACCAAGATAATACCTGTTCTTACTATATGTCATTTGTACATAATTTTTCTGAAGTCTGATTTATTGAAGTTTGATTTTTGAAGATACTGTTTAGTCAATGATCTGACccagagaaaaatgtgaaaaatatctaatgtaatATTACTTAATACTTTGAAACTAAACATTACACAGTATTTTAGACATCTTATTTtgaatctattattttaaatgttagatTAAAAGTCTACAGTATCACATATACCCATTATTTGAGTAATCTTTCCATTTGAGGCAAAAGGTTTATGCTAAGCTATACATACCATCTTCCTGAATTTCTGAGATCGATACCTGAGGGAAGGTGCAATCGACAGCTATAAAAACATTTTGTGTGTATGCAAAGTTAATGAACCTACAAAAGCATCAAACTCCTGTCCACGGCCTCTTTAGCACCATACTCCAACCAAGTTAACTGGTTCAAACTGCTACATAAGACAGTGATAACTACAGGAATAAGCACAAAGAAAGGTTACATTTTATCATGTTAAAGTTTCACAGAGATAACAGGTTTACAATTCAAATTCCCATGTCCTGAAAACTGGTCTCTTAAATAACTCACCTCTCAAATCACAGAAGTGCAATAATCTGAAATTATTCTAATCTAAAGACTTAAGGAAATAACCAATTATTACAATTCATGTTCACTGTGAGGAATATCTAGCTATATAAAATATAGCTACACAAAACCAGAACTCAGTGAAACATAACTTTTTAGAGCAAGAAATCTGCTTGAGATTCGTATCAGTAGTCATTAAACGGGTAAATGCTAAAGGTTTACATTCAAGTGCTTGAAGGACTACTGCAGAGAAATTCAATTACTAAAAACCTTTGCTCAGATGCCTGTCAGGCATATTAAGGATGGGATGATGTGTGAACCACCAGCAGTGGTATTAAACCCCAATCATTTTCAAGACAAATAAGATTTAGAGCTGTTAAGACATTCCAGAATTTGGTTCACTGACActaaaaatggtattttaaaaaaaagacctcATACAGTCTGCTAGCATATCATACTAACCCTTAGAGGAGGTAGTGACACAAAGTGTTGGAATTTAAAATACAAGATCAGCATTAACTGTAAACCATTCTAAATCACTGTATGTAACTCTTTAAAACATATGTAGTGAAAAAGAATTAGAATTCAtataaaatcagaatttaaaaaagcaaaaaatagaaatatttagtgAATTTACTCAAATGAAGGAAGTTTAAATGATACAGGaatgaaaaatattagaaatctatgtacaataaaaagtaaatataaattagCCAAGTCCATGGACATTTCCAGTTAAACATTCATACAAAAACATATTCACCTTTTTCCTTAGATAGGgataacacatacatacatgagATGATTCTGGCAAAAAATATCAGAGATACTAAATCTAttctcaagttttaaaaatggtGCACAGAGTGTTTCAAGAACATTCTACAAGAATGTAAACCCCTGATTTAATTCCATGATTTTATCATGCCAGAAGCATGgttggttttagttttttaaaacagatattgGTATCATAACACATTGGCTTATTAATAATTAAGGCATTTTTACATACACAGTATCTCAGTGtgaacaaaaaatgtttaatattgatttttttcatgttttaaactttcagtcatttcaacataagaaaatAGCTGCACacatttaagtgttttttttttttttaaataaaacacaatCTTAAAAAAGTTAATGATGATTGGTCTTGGTGGTTCCTAGTGGTAAGTCCTGTCTTACTTTTTCACatagtataaattatatttttatgcagGATTGCATTAAAATCCAGTAGTTCTTAATGTTACCAAATAACCATATAACTCCCAAATGCAGCAAAGGTGAACAATCTTCATAGTGCACTTTCACCTCAATGAAATTGAAGCTGCTCCTTTTGGATATTTTTCCACTTCAATGTGAAGCAGATTGTTGGGATTTCATTAGTGGTTTCATTatgtggctttttaaaagaaaaaatagttttgattTCTTCCACAGTTCACAGTTCTCAGACgagactttttttttgtaaattatacaGTTCAGGGATGTTTTGAAAAACCAAATGCTCTTTAGTAGATGAAATCTCTCAATGTAACTGTAATAAATATGCATCTACATCCttagaagataaaacaaaaacatttcattAGACAGTACAGTAAATACAAACATAAACaatccattttttttgttgttgcttaatTTGCCTTAGTTTCCTTTTGTGACCTTTTGAGGGTAAAAGATGTGTCTTGTTCAGTGCTTTTATCTGCATTTgttcagcacagggcctggcacatagtatgtgctcaataaatatttgctaagtgcTAAATGAATGTGTTGGTTCCTATGCTCAAACAACTCTGCTTTCATAGCTAACATTCACAGAAATTCTATCAGTGCTGTTTACTATCAGTGCTATATTCACTTGAGCCCAGCTTGACAATAAcctctttcaatttctttctcttttttttgagacagagtcttgctctgtcaccaggctggagtgcagtagtgtgatcttggctgtctgcaacctccacctccagagttcaagtgattctcctgcctcagcctcccgagtagctgggactataggtgcacaccaccacgcccggctaattttttgtattttagtagagatggggtttcaccatgttggccgggatggtcttgatctcctgagctcgtgatctgtccaccttggcctcccaaagtactgggattacaggcatgagtcaccttgcCCGGCCCTCTTCTTTCAATTTCTATactcaaaaaattacaaattaattgATGGTTTAATTTTGTAATAAAGTCTCATCATAAGGAACTTCGCATTGAACTTTTAATCACTCAGTATTGTCCTCAATAATAAATGGTACCTTAAAGTCATATTCACAATAAAGCTTCTCCCTTTGTAAAAAACTgattgtggccaggtgtggtggctcctgcctgtaatcccattactttgggagcgGGGAGgtaggtgggtcacttgaggtcaggagttcgaaaccagcctggccaacgtggtgaaatctcgtctctactaaaaatacaaaaattagccaggcatgtgtgtaatcccagctactcgggaggctgaggcaggagaatcacttgaacccaggaggcggaggttgcagtgagccgagcttgcaccactgcactctagcctgggcgacagagcgagattcagtatcaaaaaaataaataaataaaaataaaaaaattctgattGAAAGCAAATTTCAGTCATAAGGAACAATCATTTTTTAGTTCTTCTATACAGAATGCAACACCCCTTTAGAGCAAGGTAATACGTCATGTACGCTCTAAAaacctaaaacaacaacaaaaacttcctAGGAGATTGATTTGTTCATAAGATTTTCATCATTAAGAATtctataggccaggtgcggtggctcacacctgtaatcccagcactctgggagaccgaggtgggtggatcatgaggtcaagagatcgagaccatcctggctaacatggtgaaaccctgtctctactaaaaatacaaaaaaaaaaaaaaaagccaggcatggtggcgggcgcctgtagtcccagctactcaggaggctgaggcaggagaatggcgtgaacccaggaggtggagcttgtagtgagccgagattgcgccaccgcactccagcctgggcgacagagcgagactccatctcaaaaaaaaaaaaaagaaaaaaagaattctatagAGTAAAATCCCACATAGTGGTAACAAACTTGGTTGATATatcattttgcttcttttttttgaaggtatctgagaaatttttttgggggggagagGGGCCATGGTCTTCCATAGCAATGGCCAGAGCTCCTTTGTGGCTGTCACTTTGACAGGAGATAAGCTTCTGGTTGGTCACTGTTGGTATCACTCTCATTTGCTTTTCTTCCCTCAGCTACATTAATTCCCTGAAAGCTTCTGTCTCCTGTAAGATCTGAACTTATGATCTTGGAGTAGAAGCCAGATTATCCCTCAAGGCTACCTAGGTTTGCCCAAGCCTCTGTTTCTCTTAGCATTGTATTTTCTTCCCCTGGAATTCTAAGAAGTTGTTTTGTCTCCGAGAAAAATTTTATAACTAAGTCCATGACATAAATTctcttatttagaaatatatatatatatatatatatatatatatatatatatttaaaaccaaaGAATGCTTTTTATATTCCTGGCTAATGCCCATTTATGATAGCAGTATGCCTAGTAATAGACTAAAAGTATTTCTTAATGacaattttttcttcaattaatttttaactaccaatgttttttctttttctttttttttttttttgagatggagtttcactctgttgcccaaactggaatgcaatggcgcgatctcggctcaccacaacctccgcctcccgggttcaagtgattctcctgcctcagcctcccgagtagctgggatcacaggcacgcgccatcacactcaggtaattttttgtatttttagtagaaacgggttttcaccaaccaggctggtctcgaactcctgacctcaggtgatctgcttgccttggcctccctaagtgctaggattacaaggtgtaagccactgtgcccgacctaaCTACCAATGTTTTCTGgagtttaaatattaaaattcaaactagcaatttttcctttttcctttacgAGACAAATCAATAAAGACCAAAGTCAAATTCACTGTGATTTAAATAGTTTACCTTCTCAAAAAGCATAACATTATTAGCAAAAGTAAAACTTAATCTCCAAAACCATTTAATTATGTTCCTTATCTCTTGTTTCCTGAGTTCCTCATCTTGTTTTCTGATGCTGTCCTTACTGGATTctcaaaattttttcaaatacttttctcTGATTAAAACCCTCTGTAAATATCCTCTAGCATAGCATTTCAGGGGCTGTACATGAAACATGTTCAATGGCCAATTCCTGCGCTTGCTGCCAAGGTCACAGTTACACGCAGAGGACCTGAagcatttgaaaatatgaaattgaCTTTAGACATTAGAACAGTATCATATTATTTTGCCTAGAGActtgaaaaattaatttataaatgtaaaatattatttctaatttttaatgtttaatttataagcTTAAATATAGATTACCTTAGCTATATTACCAGTATATCCTGGAACCAAAGTAAGATGGTTTTCCTGTTCCCATAATCCACttaattgttgttttaaaatttgaatatttctaaaagaaaaaaaaggaagaaaaatgagaaagcaaaTATATTAAGATATAAACTTTCATCATAAATATGCATAataaaaactgttctaaaatttttcaggtatttttcaggagaaaatgatgctatttgaaataaaacattCGGGAACGtggagagaaattaaaaaaaagtcaaataacttCTAGAATAATGTATGTCAGTCATGAAAATTAAAGGTTTATCCACATAATACCGCCAAACACCTCCAATTTAATTAATtcttggaaaaaacaaaagatgttttTTCAAttccaaaattaataaaatttcttacttgatttcaattaaaaaaaaaaaaaagaaaattaaaggttATTTAGTTGTCAAAGCAGGTAAGAAAATGACCAGGCATTTGGAACATTTGGACATTCCTTGGTGTGAAGTAGAAAATTTTGAGAGCCTACAAAAGAAattgtggactttttttttttttttttttttgagacaagggctggctctatctcccaggctggagtgcagtggtgccatctcggcttactgcaacctccacctcctgggctcaagtgatcctcctgcctcagcctgagtagctgggactacaggcgcacaccaccatgcctggctaatttttgtattttttgtagagacggggtgtcatcatgttgcccaggctgtctcaaacttgtgagctcaagtgatttgcccttcttggcctcccaaagtgctgggattacagacaggcatcagccaccgtgcctggcccaaaattatGGACTTTAAGGAAACTGTTGGGAGACATTTTTCTGTGGTTTCATGATAATCTGGCTATACTCTGGTAGAATACCCACAAATTTTCACATCAAGGCAGTAATAATACAGTTTTTAGAACTGTAAACATCAACACCGGACTCTCAGGTTAATGTCTAGGCTAAAGGACCCTGCAGGGTGCCTCCATTCCTTATTCTACTGTGGGCATCTCTTTTTCCTCCCTTACTCATATAATGAATATGAGAATTAAACCactattgtgtttttcttctaaaatgaagGGTAGGGTTGTGCCAGAAGAAGAGATACAGGAGGTTAGTAGGCTCTGGAATTCAATTTCCAAGTGTGGTTTTCACATGAACAGTATCTTAAGTTAGTATCTCTctgaatataaaaagaataaataccatGCACTGATGATAATGGGATAAAATTATTACCTAGTTTAATCAAGCTGCTTTCCTGAAGaaaatttcagcatgagtttaTCTTTAAAGGTATACTCACCCAtcatttataatttctgttttggaTGATAGTTCTGACCACCACCTTTTAATGACTGCTTGAAGCCAGTTTAAACCAACTATAACATATCTGAAATGACATTTTGTTACAAAATTCAAGTGTTTTCATCTAAAAACCCTTCTTATAAGAGATGATACTTTCCCTCccaaaaaacacatacacacattggtgtcttcccttttaaaaatttgttaccTTCATGATCTATTTCACAAAAGTATATTTCGTGTAATTTGTTTAGATATGCTTTTATAATTGTCCTTTAGtcatttcatattcttttcctAATTGTACTACTAGCTTCTTGAAAACAGAAACCTTGTATGTCTCATGGAGCCCAatctactatgtactcacaaagtACAAAATCAAggatattgaaaaagaaaaatgaatcaagaTTCAGATTAGCACTTACTCTTCAAATTTGCTTTTAAGTAGTGACTTTACTAGAGGCAACAAGTCTACACAGCAGCCAAGTGAgatatattgtttttcttcctgtaaactaaaataaataccaAGTTATAAAAATATGGATGGGCCATAATTTGACCTCCTTTAATCTtacttttttctgaaaaatattgtttttaccAATTGGTGAGCACAGGAAGGCAATCTACCACAACGCCAAGATCTTCTATCCTGAGAGTATAAAAAGAATAGCATTGCCTTAGAGAGCTGATTTCGTTATTTACTTTCATATTATGATTATTCACACTGCTTTTgagaaaattcattcatttaacaatgtCAGTATCTACAATGAGTCATGTCTGtgatacagcaatgaacaaagaCACAGGGCTTGTATTCCAGTGCGTGAGCaagtgtgggggttggggggtggcacagagacaggcaataaacaaataacaagaCATAAGACACATAGAGCAGGTTGAtgtaagtgctatggagaaaaatagaacAGGAAAGGGAGATAGGGAGTGGAGaaataggtattttaaaataagttggtCAAAGAAGGCTTCCCTAAGGTAACATCTGAGAGACTTGAATACAATGAGGAAAGTAATGCTTCAAATTCCCACTCAAAAGggatgtttactttttatttttaccaatttttttttttaagaaacgggtctcattctgttgcccaggctggaatgtagttgcataatcacagcttactgcaacctccaactcctgggttcaagtgatcctcccaagtacctgggaccacaagcatgtaccaccgtgcctggcttattatttttattttttgtagagatggagtcttgctatgttgctcagtctctcactcctgggctcaagtgactctctcacctcaaccttcccaaatgctgggattataggcaagaactgccacacctggcctcaaaaggGATTTTTAGAAGGTTAGTTTTCCCATATCGTTATCTCTTAGTTTTATAGGTAAGAATGACAGTCAGGAAAGGTAACAGCTTTGTTCAATCTGATAAAacattgttttctgtattttggtTACTCTTAGATGGGTGATGAATGTAATTTAAGCCATACTGTCTCTACTGAAGCTACATATAGGCAGTTTAGAATAATGAAGAAGgttcatctgagctcaggagttcgagaccagcccgggaaaCATAAGACCTCATGtcttccaaaaaaattttttaaaaattagccaggtgtggtgatgtgcacctgtattctcagctactcgggaggctgaggtgggagggctgcttgaacccagcaggttgaggctgcagtgagccgtgattgcgccactgtactccaacctggatgacaaagcaagaccttgtctcagaaaaaaagtgatTGAACAAAGAGGATAAAAGGTCACACTTACCTCAACAAATAAGCTACAAGTTCACTTATACTTCTCTTTCTCCAGAAAGTTAAAGCTACATTCAATCTCATATTCCTGCTGAACAAAACTTGGGCCATTGTTTCATGGTCCTGAGAAACCTGAAAGGCAATAATCTGATTTGTTAAAAAGCACACCGAAACAGagtatgaaactatttttttattaaatCGTTCTGGTAGACATAGTTAAAAATCATGCAAAGGTAACTCCTTTTACTGGCCCACAAAAAGGAATACTGCAGTTGACCATAGTAAACAAATGATCTGAACAAATTTAAGACCCGTTTATACTTTTTACTAGctaccatttttcttttaaaacccaataatttgtaaaattatttttagctgaCCGATAAACTAGGACTTAATTTATAACatggataaaagaaaaatgtaaacatatagGCTAGTCATTACCAACTGAATGGCATGAGAATCACAAAAACTCAGTTTTTGACAAGTGTTGTAGTACCAtttaaatttatctatttattgttAAGTAATGAAGTGTCATTTTCCTGTTCTAATGTGTTTAACACAGAACTATgtaagataaaaagtaaaaactctCTACACAAAAACATCCAATATCACTCCGCAGAAATAATTACAGTTAACAGACTGATATGTATCTTTCCAGACCATTTTCCAGACAAAGACAAATTAAGTACACATATAAACACTCTGAAAAATTAATTACCTATACTGTTCAAAACCTTGCTTTTTTACCTATATGAACATTTTTCAATGTCAAAACACAaatcaagcctttttttttttggagacagggtcttgctctgctgcccaggctggagtgcagtggcacaatctcagctcactgcaacctccgcctcccgggctcaagtaattctacctcagcctccccgagtagctgggattacaggcacccaccacaacacccaactaatttttctatttttagtagagatggggttttgccatgttggccaagctggtctcgaacccctgacctcacatgatccacctgccttggcctcccaagtgctgggattacaggcatgagccaccacaccaggcccaacTTCACTTTTAAAGAACAACAGCATAGCCTGGCACAGTgctgtgtgcctatagtcccagctacttgggaacctgAGGTGGGACAAccactcgagctcaggagtttgagtccagcctgggaaagacagTGAGacagtgagaactcatctcttaaaaacaacaacaacaaaaaaacaatagcATATTCTCTAGTCtttatataccataatttatttagattATGTTTTTTACCTATCAAAACTATGTGTCAGTGGACATCCTGATATATGTAATTATGTGCACTTGTACAGATacttttgttaaaattaattttacaattGGAACAGCTAGGTCAAtggttatatgtattttaacttGGCTAAGATGCTATGGTATCACTTTCAGATTTAGGTTTTTAGAGCAGGTACTGGTCAATCAAGAAAACAGGTATGAAACAAGAATAATCATTAAACCTATCAGTTAAATGTAAGGTTTAGTGAAAAGTAGTGAAAATGAGAATGTAAAGTAAAAGGAGGTTCTTGAGAAAGATGTCTCACTGGGgtagtttttaaaatgcataactgaaactttttaaaaagaacttttattctggccaggcacagtggctcacacctgtaatcccagcactttgggctggggctgaggcaggttgatcacttcagctcagtagttcgagaccaacctgggaagcatggcaaaaccctgtcgctataggaaatacaaaaatcagctgggtgtggtggcacatgcctgtagtcccagttactctggagactgatgtaggaggattgcttgaacctgggaggtggaggttgcagtgagccaagattgcaccactgcaccccagcctgggtgatagagcgagagaccctgtttcaaaacacaaaacaaaacaaacttattttatgtt
This window encodes:
- the KATNBL1 gene encoding KATNB1-like protein 1 isoform X2, with amino-acid sequence MALETHNVKKRNFCNKIEDHFIDLPRKKISNFTNKNMKEVKKSPKQLAAYINRTVGQTVKSPDKLRKVIYRRKKVHHPFPNPCYRKKQSPGSGGCDMANKENELACAGHLPEKLHHDSRTYLVNSSDSGSSQTESPSSKYSGFFSEVSQDHETMAQVLFSRNMRLNVALTFWRKRSISELVAYLLRIEDLGVVVDCLPVLTNCLQEEKQYISLGCCVDLLPLVKSLLKSKFEEYVIVGLNWLQAVIKRWWSELSSKTEIINDGNIQILKQQLSGLWEQENHLTLVPGYTGNIAKDVDAYLLQLH
- the KATNBL1 gene encoding KATNB1-like protein 1 isoform X4; translation: MALETHNVKKRNFCNKIEDHFIDLPRKKISNFTNKNMKEVKKSPKQLAAYINRTVGQTVKSPDKLRKVIYRRKKVHHPFPNPCYRKKQSPGSGGCDMANKENELACAGHLPEKLHHDSRTYLVNSSDSGSSQTESPSSKYSGFFSEVSQDHETMAQVLFSRNMRLNVALTFWRKRSISELVAYLLRIEDLGVVVDCLPVLTNCLQEEKQYISLGCCVDLLPLVKSLLKSKFEEYVIVGLNWLQAVIKRWWSELSSKTEIINDGNIQILKQQLSGLWEQENHLTLVPGYTGNIAKVLCV